The following proteins are encoded in a genomic region of Glycine soja cultivar W05 chromosome 17, ASM419377v2, whole genome shotgun sequence:
- the LOC114392321 gene encoding uncharacterized protein LOC114392321 — protein sequence MSQVSVPRAPGESPLLNGTSTSYLTCSLRMEAMKGARVGVGEDHDMGDGMQCSDHPYRNNPGGICAFCLQDKLGKLVSSSFPLPLLPPSSPSSSSTLPSISSLPPSSAPAPSSSTAVSHFNHPYYPRRTRLPFLLPKKKSKKPTSAPTSDNILLKRSKSTATPRRNRSLVDDDDNDDDLVIGPFSPRKRNGFWSFLYLSSKSSKKLNSKSFRDNNINNTPRISSINLAPASTSSAKLKEKCCSGSSLKTDIVVEQDNNNSNSPNTASASSFERKVSRSKSVGCGSRSFSGDFFERISTGFGDCTLRRVESQREGKPKGTGGGASAAVSRAGEQHHHHCIKERVRCGGLFSGFMMTSSSSSSSSSSYWVSSSADDAAAVNGKSATVALSHNRGRSWGWAFASPMRAFSGKPSSKESNRRDIIRDANDKNATPNLSAIPSLLAVRG from the coding sequence ATGAGCCAAGTCAGTGTTCCACGTGCTCCTGGGGAGTCTCCCCTTTTGAATGGTACTAGTACTAGTTATTTGACTTGTTCTCTGCGCATGGAAGCCATGAAAGGAGCAAGAGTTGGCGTGGGCGAGGACCACGACATGGGTGACGGAATGCAATGCAGTGACCACCCTTACAGAAACAACCCTGGCGGTATCTGCGCCTTCTGCCTTCAAGACAAACTCGGCAAGcttgtttcctcttctttccctctccctctccttcCTCCTTCTTCCCCTTCTTCCTCCTCCACTCTCCCTTCCATCTCCTCCCTTCCTCCCTCCTCAGCCCCCGCTCCTTCCTCCTCCACCGCCGTTTCTCACTTCAATCATCCATACTACCCTCGTAGAACGCGCCTCCCTTTTCTCTTGCCCAAGAAGAAGAGCAAGAAACCCACGTCAGCACCCACCTCTGATAATATCCTTCTCAAGCGCAGCAAATCCACTGCCACTCCCCGAAGAAACCGCTCCTTGGTCGACGACGACGACAACGACGACGACTTAGTCATTGGGCCTTTTAGTCCCAGGAAGAGAAACGGCTTCTGGTCCTTTCTCTATCTCTCTTCCAAATCATCCAAGAAACTCAACTCCAAAAGCTTCAGAgacaacaacatcaacaacacTCCGAGGATCTCCTCCATTAACTTAGCACCGGCAAGTACTAGTTCTGCAAAGCTTAAAGAAAAGTGTTGCTCTGGTTCTTCTCTCAAGACTGACATTGTTGTTGAACAAGATAACAATAACAGTAACAGTCCCAACACTGCTTCTGCTTCTTCTTTCGAGCGCAAGGTTTCGAGATCTAAATCTGTTGGGTGTGGTAGCAGAAGCTTCTCTGGGGACTTCTTCGAGAGAATCTCTACTGGCTTTGGAGATTGCACTCTCAGGAGAGTGGAGTCTCAGCGTGAAGGTAAGCCGAAGGGGACTGGTGGTGGCGCCTCCGCCGCCGTGAGCCGTGCCGGCGAACAACACCACCACCATTGCATTAAAGAGAGGGTCCGGTGCGGAGGCTTGTTTAGTGGGTTCATGATGACTTCGTCTTCTTCGTCCTCGTCTTCTTCCTCGTATTGGGTTTCTTCTTCTGCTGATGATGCTGCTGCTGTGAATGGGAAATCAGCGACTGTGGCACTCTCTCATAACAGAGGTAGGAGTTGGGGTTGGGCTTTTGCGAGTCCCATGAGAGCTTTTAGCGGTAAACCTTCTTCTAAAGAGAGTAACCGAAGGGATATTATAAGAGATGCCAATGATAAGA
- the LOC114394062 gene encoding peroxisomal fatty acid beta-oxidation multifunctional protein MFP2-like: protein MSRSRGHTIMEVGPDGVAIITIVNPPVNSLSYDVLRSFKENFDQALQRDDVKAIVVTGAKGRFSGGFDISAFGAQKPEERPKPGWLSVEIITDTIEAARKPLVAAIDGLALGGGLEFAMACNARLSTPTAKLGLPELQLGIIPGLGGTQRLPRLVGLTKALEMMLTSKPVKGKEAFSLGLVDGLMSPDDLVNTACQWALDIMGRRRPWIASLYKTDKLEPLGEAREILKFARAQVQKRAPNLQHPLVCIDVIEAGVVAGPRAGLWKEVEASEGLIKSDTSKSLIHVFFSQRGTSKVPGVTDCGLVPRHVKKVAIIGGGLMGSGIATALILSSYPIILKEVNEKFLEAGINRIKANLQSRVKKGKLTQENFENTVSLLKGTLDYESFKDVDMVIEAVVENVSLKQQIFADLEKYCPPHCILASNTSTIDLNLIGERTKSQDRIVGAHFFSPAHVMPLLEIVRTKQTSAQVVVDVLDISKKIKKTPVVVGNCTGFAVNRMFFPYTQAGLFLVEHGADVYQIDRVITKFGMPMGPFRLVDLVGFGVAIATGMQFIQNFPERTYKSMLIPLLQEDKRAGETTRKGFYLYDDKCKPSPDPELKNYIEKARSFTGVSVDPKLVKLQEKDIIEMTFFPVVNEACRVLDEGIAVKGSDLDISAVMGMGFPPYRGGILFWADSLGSKYIYSKLEKWSELYGEFFKPCAYLAARAAKGIPLSASVEQANSRL from the exons ATGAGTAGAAGCAGAGGACACACGATCATGGAGGTTGGACCTGACGGGGTTGCCATCATCACCATCGTTAACCCTCCCGTCAATTCTCTCTCCTAtgatg tATTGCGCAGTTTTAAGGAGAATTTTGATCAGGCTCTACAGAGAGACGATGTCAAGGCAATTGTTGTTACAG GTGCAAAGGGAAGATTTTCTGGAGGTTTTGATATTTCTGCATTTGGTGCTCAAAAGCCGGAAG AGCGTCCAAAGCCTGGTTGGCTATCGGTAGAAATCATCACTGATACTATAGAAG CGGCTAGGAAACCATTGGTTGCTGCCATTGATGGCCTTGCCTTGGGTGGAGGCTTAGAATTTGCAATG GCATGCAATGCTCGGTTATCAACCCCAACTGCTAAGCTAGGCTTGCCTGAACTTCAGCTTGGGATAATTCCTGGATTAGGAG GAACACAGCGACTTCCTCGTCTTGTTGGTTTAACAAAGGCACTTGAGATGATGCTG ACTTCAAAACCAGTTAAAGGGAAGGAAGCTTTTAGTTTGGGGCTTGTAGATGGTTTGATGTCACCAGATGATTTGGTAAACACTGCATGCCAGTGGGCCCTGGATATCATGGGTCGCCGGCGACCATGGATTGCTAGTCTTTATAAGACTGACAAACTAGAACCCCTTGGGGAAGCAAGAGAGATTTTGAAATTTGCACGAGCTCAGGTTCAAAAACGGGCTCCTAATCTCCAACATCCTTTGGTTTGCATTGATGTTATTGAAGCAGGAGTAGTTGCTGGTCCCCGTGCAGGACTCTGGAAG GAAGTTGAAGCATCTGAAGGACTTATAAAGTCAGATACTAGCAAAAGCTTAATTCACGTATTTTTTTCTCAGAGAGGAACATCCAAG GTACCTGGGGTTACAGATTGTGGTTTGGTTCCAAGACACGTCAAGAAGGTTGCCATCATTGGCGGAGGACTAATGGGCTCTGGAATAGCAACAGCTTTAATTCTTAGCAGCTATCCTATCATATTGAAAGAAGTAAATGAGAAGTTCTTAGAAGCTGGTATCAATAGGATTAAAG CAAACTTACAGAGCCGTGTTAAGAAAGGTAAATTGACCcaggaaaattttgaaaacacaGTCTCTCTTCTCAAAGGTACCCTTGACTATGAAAGCTTCAAAGATGTGGACATGGTGATAGAG GCTGTTGTTGAGAATGTTTCCTTAAAGCAACAGATCTTTGCTGATCTGGAAAAGTATTGTCCACCTCATTGTATACTTGCAAGTAACACTTCCACAATTGACTTGAACCTGATTGGAGAGAGGACCAAATCTCAAGATCGAATTGTTGGAGCCCATTTCTTCAG TCCTGCACATGTTATGCCGCTTCTGGAAATTGTACGTACCAAGCAGACCTCTGCTCAAGTGGTAGTTGACGTGTTAGATATTTcaaagaagataaagaaaacTCCAGTGGTGGTTGGAAACTGCACAGGATTTGCTGTTAATAGGATGTTCTTCCCATATACACAAGCCGGTCTCTTTCTTGTTGAACATGGTGCAGATGTTTATCAAATTGATAGAGTAATAACCAAATTTGGAATGCCCATGGGGCCTTTCAG ATTGGTGGACCTTGTTGGGTTTGGTGTGGCGATTGCTACTGGCATGCAATTTATTCAGAATTTTCCTGAGCGAACATATAAATCAATGCTTATTCCCCTTCTGCAAGAAGATAAGAGAGCTG GCGAAACAACTCGCAAAGGGTTTTATTTGTATGATGATAAATGCAAGCCTAGTCCTGATCCTGAATTGAAAAACTATATCGAGAAAGCTAGGAGCTTTACTGGTGTCTCCGTTGATCCTAAG CTTGTCAAGTTACAAGAAAAGGACATCATTGAAATGACATTCTTTCCTGTGGTGAATGAGGCTTGTCGAGTCCTTGATGAAGGTATTGCAGTCAAAGGATCTGATCTTGATATTTCTGCTGTCATGGGCATGGGTTTTCCACCTTACAG GGGAGGTATCCTATTCTGGGCTGACTCTCTTGGATCCAAGTACATATATTCAAAATTGGAGAAATGGTCAGAGTTGTATGGAGAATTCTTCAAGCCTTGTGCCTACTTGGCTGCAAGAGCTGCCAAAGGAATTCCACTG AGTGCCTCTGTGGAGCAGGCAAATTCACggttgtaa
- the LOC114393637 gene encoding peroxisomal fatty acid beta-oxidation multifunctional protein MFP2-like isoform X1 — protein MGSRGHTLLEVGPDDGVAVITIVNPPVNSLSFDVLRSLKESFDQAIQRDDVKAIVVTGAKGKFSGGFDISAFGGIQEAKERPKPGWVSVEIITDTIEAARKPSVAAIDGLALGGGLEVAMACNARLSTPTAQLGLPELQLGIIPGFGGTQRLPRLVGLTKGLEMILASKPVKGKEAFSLGLVDGLVSPNDLVNTARQWALDMLGHRRPWIASLYKTDKLEPLGEAREILKFARAQARKQAPNLEHPLVCIDVIEAGIVAGPRAGLWKEAEAFEGLVRSDTCKSLVHVFFAQRGTSKVPGVTDRGLVPRQVKKVAIIGGGLMGSGIATALILSNYPVILKEVNEKFLDAGINRIKANLQSRVKKGKLTKENFEKTISLLKGSLDYGSFRDVDMVIEAVIENISLKQQIFSDLEKYCPPHCILASNTSTIDLNLIGEKTKTQDRIVGAHFFSPAHVMPLLEIVRTKQTSAQVIVDVLDISKKIKKTPVVVGNCTGFAVNRMFFPYTQAGLLLVERGADVYQIDRVITKFGMPMGPFRLMDLVGFGVAIATGMQFIQNFPERTYKSMLISLLQEDKRAGETTHKGFYLYNDKRKASPDPELKNYIEKARSISGVSVDPKLAKLQEKDIIEMIFFPVVNEACRVLDEGIAVKAADLDISAIMGMGFPPYRGGIIFWADSLGSKYIYSRLEKWSELYGEFFKPCANLAARAAKGIPLSLCICKGKAAHNIPPPYLSITKSLWAMGYEVLSKSF, from the exons ATGGGTAGCAGAGGGCACACTCTCTTGGAGGTTGGACCCGACGACGGGGTTGCCGTCATCACCATCGTCAACCCTCCCGTTAATTCACTCTCATTTGACG TATTGCGCAGTTTAAAGGAGAGTTTTGATCAGGCGATACAGAGAGATGATGTCAAGGCAATTGTTGTTACAG GTGCAAAGGGAAAATTTTCTGGAGGTTTTGATATTTCTGCATTTGGTGGTATTCAAGAGGCAAAAG AGCGTCCAAAACCTGGTTGGGTATCAGTAGAAATCATCACTGATACTATTGAAG CGGCTAGGAAACCATCAGTTGCTGCCATTGATGGCCTTGCCTTGGGTGGAGGCTTAGAAGTTGCAATG GCATGCAATGCTCGGTTATCAACTCCAACTGCTCAGCTGGGATTGCCTGAACTTCAGCTTGGAATAATTCCTGGATTTGGAG GAACACAGCGACTTCCTCGTCTTGTTGGTTTGACAAAGGGACTTGAGATGATACTG GCTTCAAAACCAGTTAAAGGGAAGGAAGCTTTTAGTTTGGGGCTTGTTGATGGTTTGGTGTCACCTAATGATTTGGTGAACACTGCACGCCAATGGGCACTGGATATGTTGGGCCACCGACGACCATGGATTGCTAGTCTTTATAAGACCGACAAATTAGAACCCCTTGGGGAAGCAAGAGAGATTTTGAAATTTGCACGAGCTCAGGCTCGAAAGCAGGCTCCTAACCTCGAGCATCCTTTGGTTTGCATTGATGTTATTGAAGCAGGAATAGTAGCTGGTCCTCGTGCAGGACTCTGGAAG GAAGCTGAAGCATTTGAAGGACTTGTAAGGTCAGATACTTGCAAAAGCTTAGTTCACGTATTTTTTGCTCAAAGAGGAACATCCAAG GTACCTGGGGTTACGGATCGTGGTCTGGTTCCAAGACAAGTCAAGAAGGTTGCCATCATTGGTGGAGGACTAATGGGCTCTGGAATAGCAACAGCTTTAATTCTTAGCAACTATCCTGTCATCTTGAAAGAAGTAAATGAGAAGTTCTTAGATGCTGGTATCAACAGGATTAAAG CAAACTTACAGAGCCGTGTTAAGAAAGGTAAATTGACcaaggaaaattttgaaaagacCATCTCTCTTCTCAAAGGTTCCCTTGACTATGGAAGCTTCAGGGATGTGGACATGGTGATAGAG GCTGTTATTGAGAATATTTCCTTAAAGCAACAGATATTTTCTGATCTTGAAAAGTATTGTCCACCTCATTGTATACTTGCAAGTAACACTTCCACAATTGACTTGAACCTGATTGGAGAGAAGACCAAGACTCAAGATCGAATTGTTGGTGCCCATTTCTTCAG TCCTGCACATGTTATGCCGCTTCTGGAAATTGTACGTACCAAGCAGACCTCTGCCCAAGTGATAGTTGACGTGTTAGATATTTcaaagaagataaagaaaacTCCAGTGGTGGTTGGAAACTGCACAGGATTTGCTGTTAATAGGATGTTCTTCCCATATACCCAAGCAGGTCTCTTGCTTGTTGAACGTGGTGCAGATGTTTATCAAATTGATAGAGTAATAACCAAATTTGGAATGCCCATGGGGCCTTTCAG ATTGATGGACCTCGTTGGGTTTGGTGTGGCAATTGCTACTGGCATGCAATTTATTCAGAATTTTCCTGAGCGAACATATAAATCAATGCTTATTTCCCTTCTGCAAGAAGATAAGAGAGCTG GTGAAACAACTCACAAAGGGTTTTATTTGTATAATGATAAACGGAAGGCTAGTCCTGATCCTGAATTGAAGAACTATATTGAGAAGGCTAGGAGCATTTCCGGTGTCTCTGTTGATCCTAAG CTTGCCAAGTTACAAGAAAAGGATATCATAGAGATGATATTCTTTCCTGTGGTGAATGAGGCTTGTCGGGTCCTTGATGAAGGTATCGCAGTCAAAGCAGCAGATCTTGATATTTCTGCTATCATGGGCATGGGTTTTCCCCCTTACAG GGGAGGCATCATATTCTGGGCTGATTCTCTTGGATCCAAGTACATATATTCAAGATTAGAGAAATGGTCAGAGTTGTATGGGGAATTCTTCAAGCCTTGTGCCAACTTGGCTGCAAGAGCTGCCAAAGGAATTCCTCTG tctctttgcatatgcaagggtaaggctgcgcacaacatccctcccccataccttagcataacgaagagcctctgggcaatggggtacgaagttttaaGTAAGTCCTTttga
- the LOC114393637 gene encoding peroxisomal fatty acid beta-oxidation multifunctional protein MFP2-like isoform X2 produces the protein MGSRGHTLLEVGPDDGVAVITIVNPPVNSLSFDVLRSLKESFDQAIQRDDVKAIVVTGAKGKFSGGFDISAFGGIQEAKERPKPGWVSVEIITDTIEAARKPSVAAIDGLALGGGLEVAMACNARLSTPTAQLGLPELQLGIIPGFGGTQRLPRLVGLTKGLEMILASKPVKGKEAFSLGLVDGLVSPNDLVNTARQWALDMLGHRRPWIASLYKTDKLEPLGEAREILKFARAQARKQAPNLEHPLVCIDVIEAGIVAGPRAGLWKEAEAFEGLVRSDTCKSLVHVFFAQRGTSKVPGVTDRGLVPRQVKKVAIIGGGLMGSGIATALILSNYPVILKEVNEKFLDAGINRIKANLQSRVKKGKLTKENFEKTISLLKGSLDYGSFRDVDMVIEAVIENISLKQQIFSDLEKYCPPHCILASNTSTIDLNLIGEKTKTQDRIVGAHFFSPAHVMPLLEIVRTKQTSAQVIVDVLDISKKIKKTPVVVGNCTGFAVNRMFFPYTQAGLLLVERGADVYQIDRVITKFGMPMGPFRLMDLVGFGVAIATGMQFIQNFPERTYKSMLISLLQEDKRAGETTHKGFYLYNDKRKASPDPELKNYIEKARSISGVSVDPKLAKLQEKDIIEMIFFPVVNEACRVLDEGIAVKAADLDISAIMGMGFPPYRGGIIFWADSLGSKYIYSRLEKWSELYGEFFKPCANLAARAAKGIPLSASVEQGKSRM, from the exons ATGGGTAGCAGAGGGCACACTCTCTTGGAGGTTGGACCCGACGACGGGGTTGCCGTCATCACCATCGTCAACCCTCCCGTTAATTCACTCTCATTTGACG TATTGCGCAGTTTAAAGGAGAGTTTTGATCAGGCGATACAGAGAGATGATGTCAAGGCAATTGTTGTTACAG GTGCAAAGGGAAAATTTTCTGGAGGTTTTGATATTTCTGCATTTGGTGGTATTCAAGAGGCAAAAG AGCGTCCAAAACCTGGTTGGGTATCAGTAGAAATCATCACTGATACTATTGAAG CGGCTAGGAAACCATCAGTTGCTGCCATTGATGGCCTTGCCTTGGGTGGAGGCTTAGAAGTTGCAATG GCATGCAATGCTCGGTTATCAACTCCAACTGCTCAGCTGGGATTGCCTGAACTTCAGCTTGGAATAATTCCTGGATTTGGAG GAACACAGCGACTTCCTCGTCTTGTTGGTTTGACAAAGGGACTTGAGATGATACTG GCTTCAAAACCAGTTAAAGGGAAGGAAGCTTTTAGTTTGGGGCTTGTTGATGGTTTGGTGTCACCTAATGATTTGGTGAACACTGCACGCCAATGGGCACTGGATATGTTGGGCCACCGACGACCATGGATTGCTAGTCTTTATAAGACCGACAAATTAGAACCCCTTGGGGAAGCAAGAGAGATTTTGAAATTTGCACGAGCTCAGGCTCGAAAGCAGGCTCCTAACCTCGAGCATCCTTTGGTTTGCATTGATGTTATTGAAGCAGGAATAGTAGCTGGTCCTCGTGCAGGACTCTGGAAG GAAGCTGAAGCATTTGAAGGACTTGTAAGGTCAGATACTTGCAAAAGCTTAGTTCACGTATTTTTTGCTCAAAGAGGAACATCCAAG GTACCTGGGGTTACGGATCGTGGTCTGGTTCCAAGACAAGTCAAGAAGGTTGCCATCATTGGTGGAGGACTAATGGGCTCTGGAATAGCAACAGCTTTAATTCTTAGCAACTATCCTGTCATCTTGAAAGAAGTAAATGAGAAGTTCTTAGATGCTGGTATCAACAGGATTAAAG CAAACTTACAGAGCCGTGTTAAGAAAGGTAAATTGACcaaggaaaattttgaaaagacCATCTCTCTTCTCAAAGGTTCCCTTGACTATGGAAGCTTCAGGGATGTGGACATGGTGATAGAG GCTGTTATTGAGAATATTTCCTTAAAGCAACAGATATTTTCTGATCTTGAAAAGTATTGTCCACCTCATTGTATACTTGCAAGTAACACTTCCACAATTGACTTGAACCTGATTGGAGAGAAGACCAAGACTCAAGATCGAATTGTTGGTGCCCATTTCTTCAG TCCTGCACATGTTATGCCGCTTCTGGAAATTGTACGTACCAAGCAGACCTCTGCCCAAGTGATAGTTGACGTGTTAGATATTTcaaagaagataaagaaaacTCCAGTGGTGGTTGGAAACTGCACAGGATTTGCTGTTAATAGGATGTTCTTCCCATATACCCAAGCAGGTCTCTTGCTTGTTGAACGTGGTGCAGATGTTTATCAAATTGATAGAGTAATAACCAAATTTGGAATGCCCATGGGGCCTTTCAG ATTGATGGACCTCGTTGGGTTTGGTGTGGCAATTGCTACTGGCATGCAATTTATTCAGAATTTTCCTGAGCGAACATATAAATCAATGCTTATTTCCCTTCTGCAAGAAGATAAGAGAGCTG GTGAAACAACTCACAAAGGGTTTTATTTGTATAATGATAAACGGAAGGCTAGTCCTGATCCTGAATTGAAGAACTATATTGAGAAGGCTAGGAGCATTTCCGGTGTCTCTGTTGATCCTAAG CTTGCCAAGTTACAAGAAAAGGATATCATAGAGATGATATTCTTTCCTGTGGTGAATGAGGCTTGTCGGGTCCTTGATGAAGGTATCGCAGTCAAAGCAGCAGATCTTGATATTTCTGCTATCATGGGCATGGGTTTTCCCCCTTACAG GGGAGGCATCATATTCTGGGCTGATTCTCTTGGATCCAAGTACATATATTCAAGATTAGAGAAATGGTCAGAGTTGTATGGGGAATTCTTCAAGCCTTGTGCCAACTTGGCTGCAAGAGCTGCCAAAGGAATTCCTCTG AGTGCCTCTGTGGAGCAGGGGAAGTCTCgcatgtaa